Proteins co-encoded in one Paracrocinitomix mangrovi genomic window:
- a CDS encoding gliding motility-associated C-terminal domain-containing protein — protein MKRLAALIVLTLCILTSFSQNSTEILDFDLQKNRSFILNKGQFDGRNWSGDEIFYGLDENPFYVFFSKSGITYRYDKIIKNPVYKNGDHTAPKRINISELITEKWIGANEDVEIVAENKIDFYYSYAIRNWPTKECRNENYIPGFKKITYKNLYDNIDVEYIIHPDGGIKYSVILHPGADPTQLKIQYSTQHTNVKDENIQVFLNDSGQIEIKTSLGDVVEHAPVSFYQDNDESINSKYVFENNVMSFDLENYDNSRTVVIDPWNLNSTYSTSSAVWEVESDGAGNVYVIGGETPMELRKYNAAGAQQWAYVTPWDTNSVWLGTLATDDAGNSYVTSGTSPEIEKVNTAGAMQYHTNGTGLNTEYWSITFNCDKTKLIVGGTGGALLNFEAKIYDIDPNTGSVSGNVTVGQQAGFTPVEVRSISSSKNAKYIYLTHDQVGAVNQNIGACPNDDPYFEVDNGHHLGYKCENYLPETQNGGGLKALVANDQFFYTHNGTTIFQRDLITGALVNSAAIPGGNNQSVLGEIVVHCSGLAVDDCGNVYAGATDRVVKYDPNLNLISSSNTGFAVYDVSVNSNGEVLAVGAEQNNGSVNRNGHIASLAMGACAQYALVCCDATICPQDTLCQTDLPVNLFTTTGGGTFSGIGITDPNNGTFDPSTAGPGVHTITYTQLCGSDQINVIVDPCISLTACINLDGSITVSNGTGPYNWEEWVTASVSSNDCAACGGIEIFGICTVSLPCTITTTGYQPLGTGTTVMPNGNYPILITDALGSTVTITDPNLLTACTTACDPTITPAGPFCQTDAAVTLTAAETGGTWSGTGITDPNAGTFNPATAGPGSHVITYSLTCGSSDTETIVVNATDNATFSYASATYCTTDVDPIPTISGLSGGTFTIDNGGSINASSGVIDLDVSGAGTYTITYTTNGLCPTSSTFGITITSNANTTITAAGPFCENDAVVTLSAVDGGGVWSGTGITDPNAGTFDPATAGAGTHTITYTISGSCGATDTEDIVVNALDDASFSFAQGSYCLSDPNPTPTITGTAGGTFTIDGSGVINASTGQIDIAGSGAGSFTVTYTTGGACPTSSTFGVTLTSGANATITAAGPFCENDAAVTLSAVDGGGVWSGTGITDPNAGTFDPATAGAGTHTITYTISGSCGATDTEDIVVNALDDASFSFAQGSYCLSDPNPTPTITGTAGGTFTIDGSGVINASTGQIDIAGSGAGSFTVTYTTGGACPASSTFGVTLTSGANATITAAGPFCENDAAVTLSAVDGGGVWSGTGITDPNAGTFDPATAGAGTHTITYTISGSCGATDTEDIVVNALDDASFSFAQGSYCLSDPNPTPTITGTAGGTFTIDGSGVINASTGQIDIAGSGAGSFTVTYTTGGACPTSSTFGVTLTSGANATITAAGPFCENDAAVTLSAVDGGGVWSGTGITDPNAGTFDPATAGAGTHTITYTISGSCGATDTEDIVVNALDDASFSFAQGSYCLSDPNPTPTITGTAGGTFTIDGSGVINASTGQIDIAGSGAGSFTVTYTTGGACPASSTFGVTLTSGANATITAAGPFCENDAAVTLTAANGGGTWSGTGITDPNTGTFDPATAGPGSHTITYTIGGACGSTDTETIIVNASDLATFSYPSTTYCTTELDPLPSLSGTIGGTFTIDNGGVINSTTGMIDLDATGAGTYTITYTTNGACPDVATFTVTISSGGNPNVINAGPFCETESDYTLVTTTPGGTWSGPGIIDANAGIFDPSFAGPGAHQIIYTITGTCGGADTIDIVVFEQPIADAGGPYVMTWGSWVEMNATGGTIYSWTPEDYLSCSDCASPIASPIETTTYCVSVYNGTCVDTACTTITVNYDCGELYVPTAFTPASDDVNSFECVLGGCVVDMHFRIYDRWGELVFESFDQEICWDGTHMRNGKMMSTAVFVYVLDATLVTGEQINKKGNISLIR, from the coding sequence ATGAAAAGATTAGCAGCATTAATTGTATTAACATTATGCATACTTACTTCTTTCAGTCAAAACTCTACTGAAATTCTTGATTTTGATCTTCAAAAGAACAGATCTTTTATTCTTAATAAAGGTCAGTTTGATGGAAGAAATTGGAGCGGAGATGAGATTTTTTACGGTCTAGATGAAAATCCATTTTACGTTTTCTTTTCTAAATCAGGAATTACCTACAGATATGATAAAATTATCAAGAATCCTGTTTATAAAAACGGAGATCATACTGCACCAAAAAGAATCAATATTTCAGAATTGATTACTGAAAAATGGATTGGAGCAAATGAGGATGTTGAAATAGTGGCAGAAAATAAAATTGACTTTTATTATTCATATGCAATTAGAAATTGGCCAACCAAAGAATGTAGAAATGAAAATTACATTCCAGGTTTTAAAAAGATCACTTATAAAAATTTGTATGATAATATTGATGTAGAATATATTATTCACCCGGACGGTGGGATAAAGTATTCAGTGATTTTGCATCCCGGAGCCGATCCAACTCAGCTTAAAATCCAATATTCTACGCAGCATACAAATGTAAAAGACGAAAATATTCAGGTTTTCCTTAATGATTCAGGTCAAATAGAAATAAAAACCTCATTAGGAGATGTTGTTGAACATGCTCCAGTTTCTTTTTATCAAGACAATGATGAATCTATAAATTCAAAGTATGTTTTTGAGAATAACGTAATGTCATTTGATCTTGAAAATTATGACAATTCAAGAACTGTTGTAATTGACCCTTGGAACCTTAATTCTACTTATTCTACTTCTTCAGCTGTTTGGGAAGTGGAAAGTGATGGAGCCGGAAACGTGTACGTAATAGGAGGTGAAACTCCAATGGAACTAAGAAAATATAATGCTGCAGGAGCACAACAATGGGCTTATGTGACACCTTGGGATACAAACAGTGTTTGGCTGGGAACTTTGGCAACTGATGATGCAGGTAACAGCTATGTTACTTCAGGTACCTCACCTGAAATAGAGAAAGTAAATACTGCAGGTGCTATGCAGTATCATACAAATGGAACGGGATTAAATACAGAATACTGGTCCATTACTTTCAATTGCGATAAGACTAAATTAATTGTAGGTGGAACAGGTGGAGCTCTTTTGAATTTTGAGGCAAAAATATATGATATCGACCCAAATACAGGAAGTGTATCTGGAAATGTTACTGTTGGTCAACAGGCTGGATTTACACCAGTTGAGGTTAGATCCATTTCATCTTCAAAGAATGCAAAATATATCTATTTGACACATGATCAAGTAGGGGCAGTCAATCAAAATATTGGTGCTTGTCCAAATGATGATCCGTATTTTGAAGTTGACAATGGACATCACCTGGGATATAAATGTGAAAACTACTTGCCAGAAACGCAAAATGGAGGTGGGTTAAAAGCCTTAGTAGCAAACGACCAATTCTTTTATACACATAATGGAACTACGATTTTTCAAAGAGATTTGATAACAGGTGCGCTTGTAAATTCTGCAGCCATTCCCGGAGGAAATAATCAAAGTGTTTTAGGGGAAATAGTAGTTCACTGCAGTGGTTTAGCTGTTGATGATTGTGGAAATGTATATGCAGGTGCAACAGATCGTGTTGTTAAGTATGACCCGAACCTGAATTTGATTTCATCTTCAAATACCGGATTTGCAGTTTATGATGTAAGTGTAAATTCAAATGGAGAAGTTTTAGCAGTTGGAGCAGAACAAAATAATGGATCTGTGAACAGAAACGGACACATTGCTTCCTTAGCTATGGGGGCTTGTGCTCAATATGCTTTGGTATGTTGTGATGCAACAATCTGTCCTCAAGATACATTGTGTCAAACTGATCTTCCTGTCAATTTATTTACAACAACAGGAGGTGGGACTTTCTCAGGAATAGGTATTACAGATCCTAATAACGGTACTTTTGATCCGTCTACTGCAGGTCCTGGAGTTCACACTATTACTTATACTCAATTGTGTGGTTCAGATCAAATTAATGTAATTGTTGATCCATGTATTTCTTTAACAGCTTGTATTAATCTGGACGGAAGTATTACAGTTTCAAATGGTACTGGTCCTTATAACTGGGAAGAATGGGTAACTGCATCTGTATCGTCCAATGACTGTGCAGCATGTGGTGGGATTGAAATATTTGGAATTTGTACAGTTTCTCTTCCATGTACTATTACAACAACAGGATATCAACCATTGGGAACAGGTACAACGGTAATGCCAAACGGTAACTATCCAATTTTGATAACAGACGCTTTGGGAAGTACAGTAACCATTACAGATCCAAACCTTTTAACCGCATGTACAACTGCTTGTGATCCTACAATCACTCCTGCCGGTCCTTTTTGCCAAACAGATGCCGCAGTAACTTTAACAGCTGCAGAAACTGGTGGAACCTGGTCTGGAACTGGAATTACAGATCCAAATGCTGGTACGTTTAACCCTGCGACTGCAGGTCCGGGATCTCACGTTATAACCTATTCCCTTACTTGTGGATCTTCTGATACTGAAACAATAGTTGTAAATGCTACAGATAATGCTACTTTTTCATATGCTTCAGCAACTTATTGTACCACAGATGTTGACCCAATTCCTACCATTTCAGGATTAAGTGGTGGAACATTTACAATAGACAATGGTGGTTCTATTAATGCATCAAGTGGGGTGATTGATCTTGATGTATCAGGTGCAGGAACTTATACAATTACCTATACCACTAACGGACTGTGTCCAACATCCTCAACTTTTGGAATTACTATTACTTCAAATGCCAATACTACCATCACAGCAGCAGGACCATTCTGTGAAAATGATGCAGTAGTTACTTTATCAGCAGTAGATGGCGGAGGAGTATGGTCAGGAACCGGAATTACAGATCCAAATGCAGGAACTTTTGATCCGGCTACAGCAGGAGCAGGAACACATACTATTACTTATACTATTTCAGGCTCATGTGGAGCTACAGATACAGAAGATATTGTGGTAAATGCATTGGATGATGCTTCATTCAGTTTTGCACAAGGATCGTATTGTTTATCAGATCCAAATCCAACACCAACAATAACAGGAACAGCCGGTGGAACATTTACTATTGACGGTTCAGGTGTGATCAATGCAAGTACAGGACAAATTGATATTGCAGGTTCTGGAGCAGGATCATTCACAGTTACTTATACAACAGGTGGAGCTTGTCCGACATCATCAACATTTGGTGTAACATTAACAAGTGGAGCCAATGCTACCATCACAGCAGCAGGACCATTCTGTGAAAATGATGCAGCAGTTACTTTATCAGCAGTAGATGGCGGAGGAGTATGGTCAGGAACCGGAATTACAGATCCAAACGCAGGAACTTTTGATCCGGCTACAGCAGGAGCAGGAACACATACTATTACCTATACCATTTCAGGCTCATGTGGAGCTACAGATACAGAAGACATTGTGGTAAATGCATTGGATGATGCTTCATTCAGTTTTGCACAAGGGTCATACTGTTTATCAGATCCAAATCCAACACCAACAATAACAGGAACAGCCGGTGGAACATTTACCATTGATGGTTCAGGTGTGATCAATGCAAGTACAGGACAAATTGATATTGCAGGTTCTGGAGCAGGATCATTCACGGTTACTTATACAACAGGTGGAGCATGTCCGGCATCATCAACATTTGGTGTAACATTAACAAGTGGAGCCAATGCTACCATCACAGCAGCAGGACCATTCTGTGAAAATGATGCAGCAGTTACTTTATCAGCAGTAGATGGCGGAGGAGTATGGTCAGGAACCGGAATTACAGATCCAAACGCAGGAACTTTTGATCCGGCTACAGCAGGAGCAGGAACACATACTATTACCTATACCATTTCAGGCTCATGTGGAGCTACAGATACAGAAGACATTGTGGTAAATGCATTGGATGATGCTTCATTCAGTTTTGCACAAGGGTCATACTGTTTATCAGATCCAAATCCAACACCAACAATAACAGGAACAGCCGGTGGAACATTTACAATAGACGGTTCAGGTGTGATCAATGCAAGTACAGGACAAATTGATATTGCAGGTTCTGGAGCAGGATCATTCACAGTTACTTATACAACAGGTGGAGCTTGTCCGACATCATCAACATTTGGTGTAACATTAACAAGTGGAGCCAATGCTACCATCACAGCAGCAGGACCATTCTGTGAAAATGATGCAGCAGTTACTTTATCAGCAGTAGATGGCGGAGGAGTATGGTCAGGAACAGGAATTACAGATCCAAATGCAGGAACTTTTGATCCGGCTACAGCAGGAGCAGGAACACATACTATTACCTATACCATTTCAGGCTCATGTGGAGCTACAGATACAGAAGATATTGTGGTAAATGCATTGGATGATGCTTCATTCAGTTTTGCACAAGGATCATATTGTTTATCAGATCCAAATCCAACACCAACAATAACAGGAACAGCCGGTGGAACATTTACCATTGATGGTTCAGGTGTGATCAATGCAAGTACAGGGCAAATTGATATTGCAGGTTCTGGAGCAGGATCATTCACGGTTACTTATACAACAGGTGGAGCATGTCCGGCATCATCAACATTTGGTGTGACATTAACAAGTGGAGCCAATGCTACCATCACAGCAGCAGGACCATTCTGTGAAAATGATGCAGCAGTAACATTAACGGCAGCAAATGGAGGTGGAACTTGGTCAGGAACCGGAATTACAGATCCAAATACAGGAACTTTTGATCCGGCTACAGCAGGTCCTGGTTCGCACACCATTACATACACAATTGGAGGAGCATGTGGAAGTACAGATACAGAAACCATAATTGTTAATGCGTCTGATTTAGCAACATTCTCTTATCCATCTACAACATATTGTACGACAGAATTGGATCCTCTTCCAAGTTTGTCAGGAACCATTGGAGGTACTTTTACAATTGATAATGGAGGTGTTATCAACTCAACTACGGGGATGATAGATTTGGATGCCACTGGAGCTGGTACCTATACAATTACTTATACAACAAACGGTGCTTGCCCGGATGTAGCGACATTTACAGTGACAATTTCTTCAGGTGGAAATCCAAATGTTATCAATGCAGGTCCATTTTGTGAAACAGAATCGGATTATACATTGGTAACTACAACTCCAGGAGGAACATGGTCTGGACCTGGAATAATTGATGCGAATGCAGGAATCTTTGATCCTTCATTTGCCGGTCCGGGTGCTCATCAAATTATCTATACAATCACAGGAACATGTGGTGGGGCTGATACAATTGATATAGTGGTATTTGAGCAACCTATTGCTGATGCCGGAGGGCCTTATGTAATGACCTGGGGTTCATGGGTAGAAATGAATGCTACCGGAGGTACTATTTATAGTTGGACACCAGAGGATTATTTAAGTTGCTCAGATTGTGCGAGTCCAATTGCAAGTCCGATAGAAACAACTACTTATTGCGTATCTGTTTACAATGGTACTTGTGTTGATACAGCTTGTACAACCATCACGGTAAATTACGATTGCGGGGAATTGTATGTTCCTACTGCCTTTACCCCGGCTAGTGATGATGTCAATTCATTTGAATGTGTTTTAGGAGGATGTGTTGTAGATATGCATTTCAGAATATATGATCGTTGGGGAGAATTGGTATTTGAATCTTTTGATCAGGAAATATGCTGGGACGGAACACATATGAGAAATGGCAAAATGATGAGTACAGCTGTATTTGTTTATGTGTTGGATGCTACCCTGGTAACGGGAGAGCAGATCAATAAAAAAGGAAACATCAGTTTAATTAGATAA
- a CDS encoding PorP/SprF family type IX secretion system membrane protein, producing MKTMRIFFGFAALIVTANLWGQDIHFSQFYMNPLQQNPAMAGGIHAMEANINYKDQWRAVGAPYKTFALGFHMRYEKKRSQKGFLAGGVNFFTDKAGDSNMGTGQGNLNLAYYVKLNKYNRLGGGLQGGYFQRKIDYSALQWASQFDGTGYNSSLPAGIGPGQATFTKFDVGAGLSWIYNNTGGDIKVTDNHDLNFSAGVALMHINRPRYSFVGTDERLPMKVVVHGNGVISLSESSKMAICPGFMYYRQGPAQEIFVGTLFRHLLSQDSKFTGFKNGAALYWGAYLRTRDAVTAKFIIEYAGWGFGISYDINVSSLQVASNTRGGLELSLRFAAPNPFMSTYGADHSRY from the coding sequence ATGAAAACAATGAGAATATTTTTTGGGTTTGCTGCTTTGATTGTAACAGCAAATTTGTGGGGACAGGATATCCATTTCTCTCAATTTTATATGAATCCTTTGCAACAAAATCCGGCAATGGCTGGTGGAATACATGCAATGGAAGCAAATATCAATTACAAAGATCAATGGAGAGCTGTAGGAGCTCCTTACAAGACTTTTGCACTTGGTTTCCATATGCGCTATGAGAAAAAAAGATCTCAAAAAGGCTTTTTAGCTGGAGGAGTGAATTTCTTCACAGACAAAGCGGGTGATTCAAATATGGGAACCGGTCAAGGGAATTTGAATTTGGCCTATTATGTAAAATTGAATAAGTACAATAGACTAGGAGGAGGTTTGCAAGGAGGATACTTTCAGAGAAAAATTGATTACAGTGCGTTGCAATGGGCATCTCAATTTGATGGTACAGGATACAATTCATCATTACCGGCCGGAATTGGACCGGGTCAGGCAACATTTACAAAGTTTGATGTAGGAGCAGGATTAAGCTGGATTTATAATAATACCGGCGGAGATATTAAAGTGACAGATAATCATGATTTAAACTTTAGTGCCGGGGTAGCTTTGATGCACATCAATCGTCCTAGGTATTCATTTGTAGGAACAGATGAAAGATTACCAATGAAAGTGGTTGTTCATGGAAATGGAGTCATCAGTTTAAGTGAATCTTCTAAAATGGCAATTTGTCCTGGATTTATGTATTACAGACAAGGACCGGCTCAAGAAATTTTTGTGGGTACTTTGTTCCGTCATTTACTTTCTCAGGATAGTAAGTTTACAGGATTTAAAAATGGTGCAGCATTATATTGGGGGGCTTATTTAAGAACAAGAGATGCTGTGACAGCCAAGTTTATAATTGAATATGCAGGCTGGGGATTTGGAATCAGTTACGATATCAATGTTTCCTCTCTACAAGTGGCAAGTAATACCAGAGGAGGTTTAGAATTGTCATTGAGATTTGCTGCACCTAATCCATTTATGAGTACATACGGAGCAGATCATTCAAGATATTAG